Proteins encoded in a region of the Tetrapisispora phaffii CBS 4417 chromosome 12, complete genome genome:
- the TPHA0L01240 gene encoding uncharacterized protein (similar to Saccharomyces cerevisiae VHS1 (YDR247W) and SKS1 (YPL026C); ancestral locus Anc_8.477): MLADCQINNFVFVSQIGSGAYGVVYRAVDITTDKCYAIKSVIKPSSFNPVNSISATGNLKKGNVLLTQLYHYFKTFQNKLFLPTTDLQSIRDLSQEQLQATVPHYREIALHLKVQDHENIVTVHQVLESPLATFIVMDYYPTDLFTSIVEHQHFAKDGLLIKKVYLQLCSALQHCHQLGIYHCDIKPENILLDDDDNVYLCDFGLATTSDHLAPNVCVGSSYYMAPERVLCVNPNDLFPTATGDVWSIGIILINLVCIRNPWSKAHQNDERTFHYFTKDSTILKKILPISDELYSLLAKILKIDPYERIDITSLMYEVSQITSFTKEGWLNTVPPLTSSQYRKYIYCNSNNSSVLSENEKSNEPPTIPRYNSPFQSNSIRTAPQPFTPNKIVPLLPGDDEDNYQHYPPQVPKPNCTTSPSSSKTQSSQYTLGRNCLDNKVYNVGVKTTDNSKSSEQTQYHPFSNSLPYLQMNLPTVTNRSTDSYW, translated from the coding sequence CAAATTAATAACTTTGTATTCGTTTCTCAAATCGGATCGGGCGCGTATGGTGTGGTCTACAGAGCTGTAGACATCACCACCGACAAGTGCTATGCCATCAAGTCTGTAATAAAACCTTCTTCTTTCAACCCTGTTAATTCTATTTCAGCCACAGGTAACTTGAAGAAGGGTAATGTTTTATTGACACAACTGTACCattatttcaaaactttccaaaataaattattcttACCGACAACAGATCTACAGTCGATCAGAGATCTGTCTCAAGAACAGCTACAAGCCACTGTGCCGCACTACAGGGAAATCGCATTGCATCTGAAAGTGCAAGATCACGAAAATATCGTCACTGTGCACCAGGTTTTGGAGTCTCCATTGGCTACTTTCATCGTCATGGACTATTATCCAACAGACCTATTCACCTCGATTGTGGAACACCAACATTTCGCAAAGGATGGTCTATTGATTAAAAAAGTCTACTTGCAACTATGTTCCGCCTTACAGCATTGCCATCAATTAGGTATATACCATTGCGACATCAAGCCAGAAAATATCCTGTTAGATGATGACGACAATGTCTATCTCTGTGACTTCGGTTTGGCTACTACGTCAGACCATTTGGCTCCAAATGTCTGTGTAGGCAGTTCTTACTACATGGCTCCAGAGAGAGTTCTATGTGTAAATCCAAATGATCTCTTCCCAACTGCCACTGGTGATGTTTGGTCAATTGGCATCATCTTGATAAATTTAGTTTGCATAAGAAATCCGTGGTCAAAGGCACATCAAAATGATGAAAGGACTTTCCATTATTTCACTAAAGATAGCacgatattgaaaaaaatctTACCTATATCTGATGAGCTTTATTCGCTTTTGGCaaagattttgaaaatagaCCCATACGAAAGAATCGATATCACGTCATTAATGTATGAAGTTAGTCAAATCACTAGTTTTACTAAGGAAGGTTGGTTAAATACCGTCCCACCATTAACTTCTTCACAGTATAGAAAATACATTTACTGCAACAGTAATAACAGCAGTGTATTAAGTGagaatgaaaaatcaaatgaaCCGCCAACAATTCCACGCTACAACAGTCCTTTTCAAAGTAACTCAATTAGAACAGCTCCTCAGCCTTTTACtccaaataaaattgtCCCGCTGTTACCAGGCGACGATGAGGATAACTATCAACACTATCCACCACAAGTTCCGAAACCAAATTGCACTACTAGTCCATCATCAAGCAAAACTCAAAGTAGTCAATATACATTGGGTAGAAATTGTTTGGATAATAAAGTTTACAATGTAGGGGTGAAAACGActgataattcaaaatcatcGGAACAAACTCAATATCATCCGTTCTCAAATAGTTTGCCATATTTGCAAATGAACTTACCAACAGTTACAAATAGGTCCACAGATAGCTATTGGTAA
- the TPHA0L01320 gene encoding C2H2-type zinc finger protein (similar to Saccharomyces cerevisiae MET32 (YDR253C) and MET31 (YPL038W); ancestral locus Anc_8.486), whose protein sequence is MDEENKFYRNAVEAIVTICTNTNEVDPNIKILLERVYLAKTQKNGRNKISKANKPSQVNTKLNNDNTFSDLNDDKDGIQANESRIYKCNHCSLVFRRSSDVRRHERTHLRILPNICKQCGKGFARKDALKRHSNTLTCNRNRERLLSMGGSIDEILKQAESVLEMQKK, encoded by the coding sequence ATGGATGAAGAGAATAAGTTTTACAGGAATGCAGTTGAAGCAATAGTAACGATATGCACTAATACAAATGAAGTAGATCctaatataaaaattctaCTTGAGAGAGTTTATCTGGCGAAGACACAGAAGAATGGAAGGAATAAAATAAGCAAAGCCAATAAACCATCCCAGGTTAATACAAAACTTAATAACGATAATACATTCAGTGATTTGAATGACGATAAAGACGGAATACAAGCAAATGAGAGTAGAATTTATAAATGTAATCATTGTTCTTTAGTATTCAGAAGATCATCGGATGTCAGGAGACATGAGAGAACGCATTTGCGTATTTTACCAAATATTTGTAAGCAATGTGGTAAAGGGTTTGCTAGAAAAGATGCTCTGAAGAGACATTCTAATACATTAACTTGTAATAGAAACAGAGAAAGGTTATTGAGTATGGGTGGGAGCATAGatgaaattttgaaacaagCAGAATCAGTTCTAGAGATGCAAAAGAAGTAA
- the TPHA0L01270 gene encoding uncharacterized protein (similar to Saccharomyces cerevisiae YDR249C; ancestral locus Anc_8.483), with protein MGFIQAGVPSTRHKRERKLSYSKPVFSNVNGYVTIKKLKLPKPKTDPQGKVHLKLPTHSKVSTLGELPPEILQHIFVLVGNDGYYSMVYLNSYFHRVLKPTPHLIGLYFMQNYMKTVHLEDHRYLIVNANMYKNNLLFRFFLRHVFMKFMNSIHGFVSETDYTNNVIEEPHTKLNINNMVIKDYGVFFDFPLELAALSRFITIGNIDTCISDIINWHFEKFDFTKLSTDKITKENIRLMYSIKILLQLKGGVDAHASIDSPDPLVVMMNLLQTQFNLKIRQYTDEQTLKKKKSKLLRKMRKIIEPFIAEFYSHIDSKTHLSHPELWNLLHRIADIALIDLVTDLGGNPQYDLFF; from the coding sequence ATGGGGTTTATTCAGGCAGGAGTGCCCTCGACTAGGCATAAGAGAGAACGGAAATTATCGTACAGTAAACCTGTCTTCTCTAACGTTAACGGTTATGTGaccattaaaaaattaaagttaCCAAAACCTAAAACTGATCCGCAGGGCAAGGTGCATCTGAAATTGCCGACACATAGTAAGGTTTCTACTCTAGGTGAGCTGCCACCAGAGATTCTCCAACACATCTTTGTTCTGGTTGGCAATGATGGTTACTATTCAATGGTTTACTTGAACTCATATTTTCATAGAGTGTTGAAGCCAACACCTCATCTGATAGGGTTGTACTTTATGCAGAACTACATGAAGACCGTACACTTGGAGGATCATCGGTACCTCATTGTTAATGCAAATATGtataaaaacaatttattattcagATTTTTCCTTCGACATGTGTTTATGAAATTTATGAATAGTATTCATGGCTTTGTCTCCGAAACAGATTATACCAATAACGTTATTGAGGAGCCACATACAAAGcttaatatcaataacaTGGTGATTAAAGATTACGGAGTATTTTTCGATTTCCCACTAGAACTGGCTGCTCTAAGCAGATTTATTACAATTGGTAACATAGATACATGCATCTCagatattataaattggcattttgaaaaattcgaCTTCACAAAATTGAGTACAGATAAGAtcacaaaagaaaatataagatTAAtgtattcaataaaaatactaTTACAATTGAAAGGGGGAGTCGATGCACATGCTTCCATTGACTCCCCAGATCCATTGGTCGTAATGATGAACTTATTGCAAACTCAGTTCAACCTTAAGATAAGACAGTATACAGATGAGCAGAcgttgaagaagaagaaatcaaaACTATTGCGAAAAATGAGAAAAATTATAGAGCCATTCATCGCAGAATTTTATTCTCATATAGATTCAAAAACGCATCTATCACATCCGGAACTATGGAATCTATTACATAGGATCGCGGACATTGCATTGATCGATCTAGTGACTGATCTTGGTGGTAACCCACAGTATGACctgtttttttaa
- the TPHA0L01250 gene encoding gluconokinase (similar to Saccharomyces cerevisiae YDR248C; ancestral locus Anc_8.478), with the protein MVSQVIVLGGTAGTGKTSIAEVLVDDMKKRKEYEGVEYIEGDSLHPQANIEKMAHGHPLTDEDRWDWLKKVSLTSSESASKHKGLCIVTCSSLKKKYRDLIRETSPGTVFYFVILYGSMELIAERLVERKGHYMKVDMLQSQFDDLELPKDDEPNCHIQYLDNKDFRKINEETLEAVVSMLHKDSN; encoded by the coding sequence ATGGTCTCACAAGTTATCGTCCTGGGAGGTACTGCTGGTACTGGTAAAACCTCGATCGCAGAAGTTTTAGTCGATGATATGAAGAAGAGGAAAGAGTACGAAGGTGTTGAGTATATTGAAGGCGATTCCTTACACCCACAAGCtaacattgaaaaaatgGCTCATGGCCATCCATTGACTGATGAGGATAGATGGGATTGGTTAAAGAAGGTTTCCTTGACTAGTTCTGAAAGTGCAAGTAAACATAAAGGTCTTTGTATTGTTACTTGTTCAAGcttgaaaaaaaaatatagagATTTGATTAGAGAGACATCCCCCGGTAcagttttttattttgttattcTATATGGGAGTATGGAATTAATTGCTGAAAGGTTAGTCGAAAGAAAGGGCCATTATATGAAAGTCGATATGTTACAATCTCAATTTGATGACTTAGAGTTACCAAAGGATGATGAGCCTAATTGTCATATTCAATATCTAGATAACAAGGACTTCAGAAAAATCAATGAGGAAACATTAGAAGCTGTTGTTTCAATGTTGCATAAGGATTCCAATTAA
- the SUV3 gene encoding ATP-dependent RNA helicase SUV3 (similar to Saccharomyces cerevisiae SUV3 (YPL029W); ancestral locus Anc_8.480), whose protein sequence is MGQMNMLSRCFYYGIISRSSSTNAPAQLFRGKNWIQQKVKFDNLPKQELSTNVIVFSFDKNSSDKNSIYATDKNFQNTLDNAMKLVYNEKMIAFNEEEATNKFNAWKKLRDYIYSQLHDSDLNNVSKVFKPTLTEYFLSSSPSNLLVKLQNINKIENVVWMKLKEHKLINFDQYNQNITELQKYVYLISNAFDHVYDKDILIKQKPPYDSLQENNKISTILNPAEWFPEARKMRRNIIMHLGPTNSGKTYRALQKLKSAEVGYYAGPLRLLAREVYDRFKTEGLRCNLLTGEEIIEDLSEIGTPAGITSGTIEMVSMSKTFDVVVLDEIQMLADNDRGWAWTNALLGVKAKEVHLCGEKSALPVIKKIVESTGDNLIVHEYDRLGNLIVEKSPMNNDFKGLRKGDCVIAFSKKKILDLKLTVERETKLKVGVIYGSLPPETRVQQARLFNNGEYDVLVASDAVGMGLNLAIDRVIFTTDLKFNGKELQELTSSNIKQIGGRAGRYKHNDSSNEVAIGKVTSFHGDVLTTIRKGMEAPIEYIESATIWPTDEICIRLMTRFAPSTSLSDILELIALQLAQNSNNLYKLSELRNKLTAIKIFEDMEDIPFVEKLKLSNAPIKDVPLVKKAFAYFCETIGKRQTKTLLSYDLPFDIVKYSCIPQEKYNLEMYEALYNIVTLFCWLGNRYPNYFVDLEAAKRLRITIELIIFEKLDRLRKNPYEHNLHMRKLKVPRQKKWLWS, encoded by the coding sequence ATGGGGCAAATGAATATGTTGTCCAGGTGTTTTTATTATGGAATCATCTCTCGATCAAGCTCAACTAACGCTCCAGCTCAATTATTTCGAGGTAAAAATTGGATACAGCAAAAAGTGAAGTTCGATAACCTTCCTAAACAAGAACTCTCAACAAATGTAATTGTATTTAGTTTTGACAAGAATAGTAGTGACAAGAATAGCATATATGCCACTGATAAGAACTTTCAAAATACTTTGGACAATGCAATGAAACTTgtttataatgaaaaaatgaTTGCATtcaatgaagaagaagcgACAAATAAGTTTAATGCATGGAAGAAATTGAGagattatatatattcacaATTACACGACAGCGATTTGAACAACGTATCTAAAGTTTTCAAACCTACATTGACAGAATATTTTCTGTCTTCATCGCCTTCTAATTTATTGGTGaaacttcaaaatatcaataaaattgagAACGTCGTCTggatgaaattaaaagaacaTAAACTAATAAACTTTGATCAATATAATCAGAATATTACAGAGTTGCAAAAATACGTTTATTTGATATCGAATGCGTTTGATCATGTCTATGACAAAGATATACTGATAAAACAGAAACCTCCATATGATTCACTAcaagaaaacaataaaatatcaacCATATTAAATCCGGCAGAATGGTTTCCAGAAGCTAGGAAAATgagaagaaatattataatgCATTTAGGACCAACAAATTCAGGTAAAACATATAGAGCattacaaaaattgaaaagtgCTGAAGTGGGATACTATGCGGGACCTCTTCGACTTTTAGCCAGAGAAGTTTACGACAGATTCAAAACTGAAGGTTTAAGATGTAACCTTCTAACTGGtgaagaaattattgaagattTGAGTGAAATAGGAACCCCCGCTGGAATCACATCAGGTACAATTGAAATGGTCTCTATGAGCAAAACTTTCGATGTTGTCGTCCTGGATGAAATCCAGATGTTAGCTGATAATGACAGGGGCTGGGCTTGGACAAATGCACTATTAGGCGTGAAGGCAAAAGAAGTTCACTTATGTGGTGAAAAAAGTGCATTGCCggtaataaagaaaatcGTTGAATCCACTGGTGATAACTTGATTGTGCATGAATATGATAGACTTGGGAATTTAATAGTTGAAAAATCACCGATGAATAACGACTTTAAAGGGTTAAGGAAAGGTGATTGTGTTATTGCTTTTtctaaaaagaaaatattagatCTAAAATTGACAGTTGAAAGGGAAACTAAATTAAAAGTTGGTGTCATATATGGGTCCCTTCCGCCAGAGACTAGAGTTCAGCAAGCCAGGTTGTTTAATAACGGTGAATATGATGTGCTCGTTGCTTCTGATGCAGTTGGTATGGGTCTGAATTTAGCTATTGATCGTGTTATATTTACCACTGATCTAAAATTCAACGGCAAGGAACTTCAAGAGTTAACATCATCAAACATTAAGCAAATCGGCGGCCGTGCGGGTAGATATAAGCATAACGACAGCAGTAACGAAGTGGCCATTGGTAAAGTAACTAGTTTCCATGGCGATGTTTTAACAACAATAAGAAAGGGTATGGAAGCACCAATTGAATACATCGAAAGTGCTACAATCTGGCCGACCGATGAAATTTGTATTAGATTGATGACAAGGTTTGCTCCCTCTACAAGCTTATCCGACATTCTTGAATTGATTGCATTACAGTTAGCACAGAATTCAAACAATCTGTACAAATTATCtgaattaagaaataaacTGACTGccattaaaatatttgagGATATGGAAGATATACCATTTGTcgaaaaattaaaactgAGCAATGCTCCTATAAAAGATGTTCCATTGGTTAAGAAAGCATTCGCATATTTTTGTGAAACAATAGGTAAGAGACAAACGaaaacattattatcataCGACTTACCATTTGATATAGTTAAATACAGTTGTATCCCACAGGAAAAATACAATCTAGAAATGTATGAAGCCTTGTATAACATTGTCACTTTGTTTTGTTGGTTAGGAAATAGATACccaaattattttgtagATTTAGAGGCTGCAAAACGTTTAAGAATCACCATTGAACtgattatatttgaaaaattagataGATTAAGAAAAAACCCATATGAGCATAACTTGCATATGCGGAAACTAAAAGTTCCACGTCAAAAAAAATGGCTATGGAGTTAA
- the TPHA0L01330 gene encoding uncharacterized protein (similar to Saccharomyces cerevisiae YPL039W; ancestral locus Anc_8.487) produces the protein MLTDIQNKALKTSLITFILNEQDQNSIARKKRALHKILVGSFINGVCIEYKNLFKKLNIVYNCAELVKFAGTLIQRVKLSRTQFKKSCFILVKILNACVSHSINYLQYLRNDIRKVIIGSFLLSFSTTNKQKCPTNHSTKESKLCATNDIFEQIATREKRYSLFALATGLSSGEIGNIANIARTIVARQVRLQNRTLQHQRNIRRYMSNFGTGNYPYIRMATDEAAQNEQNVIHNGVAIDIDNNETQHSSQHSILSDPTGSAVQFTNTIVNQNVNTSTTTNNFPNMNPSIQLNTNDEFNDMSTTSSSNGIHKVIENIISVFGEDSINQYGLLNDDKSYSDIVNENNELGYVFQAELDGYKEMGIVMVKSYFNII, from the coding sequence ATGTTGACAGATATACAGAATAAGGCTCTGAAGACAAGTTTGATCACTTTCATCCTTAATGAACAAGATCAAAATAGCATTGCCAGGAAGAAAAGAGCTCTTCACAAAATACTGGTAGGAAGTTTTATAAATGGTGTTTGCATTGAgtataaaaatttattcaagaaattaaaCATCGTGTACAACTGTGCAGAATTAGTCAAATTTGCAGGCACTTTAATACAAAGGGTCAAATTATCAAGAACACAGTTCAAAAAATCATGTTTCATTCttgttaaaattttaaatgcaTGTGTAAGTCACTCtatcaattatttacaatacTTAAGGAATGATATCAGAAAAGTAATAATAGGTTCTTTCTTATTATCGTTTTCTACtacaaataaacaaaaatgtCCAACCAATCACTCTACaaaagaatcaaaattatgCGCAACAAATGACATATTTGAACAAATAGCTACAAGAGAAAAACGATATTCTCTTTTTGCGTTGGCTACTGGTCTCTCTTCCGGGGAAATAGGCAACATTGCAAATATAGCAAGAACCATCGTTGCAAGGCAAGTTAGGTTGCAGAATAGGACACTCCAACACCAACGGAACATAAGAAGGTACATGTCAAATTTCGGCACAGGTAATTATCCATACATTCGCATGGCTACCGATGAAGCTGCTCAGAATGAACAAAACGTTATACATAATGGTGTTGCTATTGATATAGACAACAATGAAACGCAACACAGTTCGCAGCATTCAATCCTAAGTGATCCTACTGGCTCTGCTGTGCAGTTTACTAATACAATTGTAAATCAAAATGTCAATACTAGTACGACAACTAATAATTTTCCAAACATGAACCCAAgtattcaattgaatacTAACGACGAGTTCAACGATATGAGTACGACTTCGTCTTCAAATGGTATTCACAAAGTAATcgaaaatattatttcagTATTTGGTGAAGATAGTATCAATCAATATGGACttttaaatgatgataaatcATATAGTGATATcgttaatgaaaataatgaattggGTTATGTTTTCCAAGCAGAATTGGATGGTTATAAAGAAATGGGTATAGTAATGGTAAAAtcttattttaatattatataa
- the TPHA0L01290 gene encoding uncharacterized protein (similar to Saccharomyces cerevisiae PAM1 (YDR251W) and SVL3 (YPL032C); ancestral locus Anc_8.484), which yields MSSNTSINVLLIGSNPFFIFLWSRFRLANRVNLYLTNDYKTNSYEIETRNYKKVKFQLENHFNSIQSLVKTLEYKGIELKFDLVFISCVTKNSLKKISIFLKNIIDENTKLIIDSTHLISLEKVVHNYINATYEVQILSLITNYDIRCMSISQDSISFKEVPHKEAKPFIYLGKSDFTAYNENAKNSLQVVQRLLQKLLASDYIDLCGMNHNKFISKQWELAMEHICLEALLIVFQESSSANLKNILLASPLIKGLHTEMINILKSNYLDNVGIEELNAQTVENLMSHWVEFNADTEPQFVYIFKKRLHFLNNYDILLLNPINHAKRMSIETPYLDSLYVSLKKLNDINNDNSSLFKRNTDTNSTIVEKSLESDVEKMNNQIQYLRKMIEGNTSQINNYTKNTANLKGEKQKLRAELNSITKELDLQSHNQTQGQKSNQNRNTFFVANENSSNISLEMLKEKELELREKELSLKEKELELELKKKDFQKSLYKQHRYKKSADYLGSTRSHTPVQRPVSTHLPIQNAYPSNGLVNAPINGNYLSKKTSYSNYEQSKQHMNNYTHYNNTSYSYRSGHMKSNPKNSELHKAPSGNFNLLSTNRKNQIDETNDIRRLSSADITNSRYSYSSYNGNNLTKSSSASSFLSTARDPNSYAASINHQYHSRTPSSSSALILEDFNNTIGIGSIHKQNSGRGMPILKKMQTTPEVTSMNSKYSNGYNNYTNYRNNIKTNQMPMVPHNQEYSSQTKVTGYYENNSNILSNRNDNNRQLQNNFKYGDQNSIAGNATSLSSSSSNALNIGNLNSMKTPGSADTPATIISQSPNTMVNGLANNTDLIATDNKDQVSNVGNTDNKESKKKKRIGSADFSKGVSHQTTILFLYSSIRLLTQSFI from the coding sequence ATGTCTTCTAATACTTCGATTAATGTGCTGCTGATAGGTTCTAATCCgttcttcatttttttatgGTCAAGGTTCAGATTAGCCAATAGAGTTAATCTATATTTGACTAATGACTATAAGACAAATTCATATGAAATAGAGACACGGAACTATAAGAAAGTGAAGTTTCAACTTGAAAACCATTTCAATTCCATACAGAGTTTAGTGAAAACTTTAGAATATAAAGGAATTGAActtaaatttgatttggTTTTCATTAGTTGTGTTACTAAAAATAGtctaaagaaaatatcaatctttctaaagaatattatagatgaaaatacaaaattgattattgaTTCCACTCATTTGATTTCATTGGAGAAAGTAGTGCATAACTATATCAATGCTACTTATGAGgttcaaatattaagtTTAATCACTAATTATGACATTCGTTGCATGAGTATTTCCCAAGACTCTATTTCCTTTAAAGAGGTGCCCCATAAGGAAGCAAAGCCTTTCATATATTTAGGGAAATCTGATTTTACTGCATACAATGAGAATGCTAAAAATTCATTGCAAGTAGTACAAAGATTACTTCAGAAATTACTAGCATCGGATTATATAGATCTCTGCGGAATGAATCATAACAAATTCATTTCTAAACAATGGGAACTTGCCATGGAGCATATATGTCTAGAGGCATTATTAATTGTGTTCCAAGAGAGTAGCTCtgcaaatttaaaaaatattctattAGCATCACCACTAATTAAAGGGTTACACACTgaaatgataaatattttaaaatcaaattatttagACAATGTTGGTATAGAGGAATTAAACGCTCAAACAGTTGAAAATCTCATGTCTCATTGGGTTGAATTCAATGCTGATACTGAACCACAGtttgtttatattttcaaaaaaagaTTACACTTCCTCAACAATTATGATATTCTGTTATTAAACCCTATAAACCATGCCAAAAGAATGTCAATTGAAACACCTTATTTGGATTCCTTATATGTGAGtctgaaaaaattaaatgatataaacAATGATAATTCTTCACTATTCAAGAGAAATACAGATACAAACAGTACAATAGTCGAAAAATCTTTAGAGAGTGATGTcgaaaaaatgaataatcaGATTCAATACCTCAGAAAAATGATAGAAGGAAATACTAGCCAAATTAACaattatacaaaaaatACTGCCAATTTGAAAGGTGAAAAACAAAAGTTGAGGGCTGAATTAAATTCTATCACTAAGGAATTAGACCTACAGTCACATAATCAAACACAAGGCCAGAAAAGTAACCAAAATCGCAACACTTTTTTTGTAGCGAATgaaaattcttcaaatattagCCTTGAAATGTTGaaggaaaaagaattagagCTTAGAGAGAAAGAGttatcattaaaagaaaaagaattggaattggaattgaaaaagaaagattttCAAAAATCACTTTATAAACAGCATAGATACAAAAAAAGTGCAGACTATCTGGGTTCCACTAGGTCACATACTCCAGTGCAAAGACCCGTTAGTACACATTTGCCAATACAGAATGCATATCCATCAAATGGACTTGTAAATGCTCCTATAAATGGAAATTACCTTTCTAAGAAGACCTCCTATTCAAACTATGAGCAGTCAAAACAGCATATGAACAATTATACAcattataataatacatCTTATTCTTACAGATCAGGTCATATGAAAAGCAACCCAAAAAACTCTGAACTGCATAAAGCACCTTCAggaaattttaatttactGTCTACAAATAGAAAAAACCAAATAGATGAAACTAACGATATTCGAAGGCTCTCATCCGCAGATATAACAAATTCAAGATATTCGTACTCATCATATAATGgcaataatttaacaaaatcaTCATCTGCATCATCATTCTTATCAACTGCAAGAGATCCCAACTCTTATGCTGCATCCATTAACCATCAATATCATAGCCGTACTCCTTCATCATCTAGTGCTCTGATATTGGAAGATTTCAACAATACTATTGGTATTGGTAGTATCCACAAACAAAATAGCGGAAGAGGAATGCCCATACTGAAGAAAATGCAAACCACACCGGAAGTTACATCGATGAATAGCAAATATTCCAATggttataataattatactaattatagaaataatattaaaacaaacCAAATGCCAATGGTGCCACATAATCAAGAATATTCATCACAAACAAAGGTCACAGGATATTATGAaaacaattcaaatattctttcCAACCGAAATGACAATAATAGgcaattacaaaataatttcaaatacGGTGATCAGAATTCCATCGCTGGTAATGCAACTAGTTTATCTTCGTCATCAAGCAACGCTTTGAACATCGGTAATCTCAATTCAATGAAAACGCCGGGTTCCGCAGATACACCAGCGACAATCATTTCTCAGTCACCAAACACTATGGTTAATGGATTGGCTAATAACACTGATCTTATCGCAACTGACAATAAAGATCAAGTTTCCAATGTTGGCAACACAGACAATAAGGAAtctaagaaaaaaaaaagaatagGTTCAGCGGACTTTTCAAAAGGAGTTAGTCATCaaacaacaattttatttttatactCATCTATACGATTATTAACCCAATCGTTCATctaa
- the EGD1 gene encoding Egd1p (similar to Saccharomyces cerevisiae BTT1 (YDR252W) and EGD1 (YPL037C); ancestral locus Anc_8.485): MPVDQEKLAKLQKLSAKNKVGGTRRKQVKKSAGGNKDDSKLQVELGKYKAVTIDNVAEANFFKNDGNVLHFNKVGVQVADKYNTSVFYGLPQEKSLQDLFPNIISQLGSDSINALTQLASQLQVAEQAKAAAGAENGDVKDESIPELVEGQSFDADVE; the protein is encoded by the coding sequence ATGCCAGTTGatcaagaaaaattagctaaattacaaaaattatctGCCAAGAACAAGGTTGGTGGTACCAGAAGAAAGCAAGTCAAGAAGTCTGCTGGTGGTAACAAGGATGACAGCAAATTACAAGTCGAGTTAGGTAAGTACAAGGCTGTCACTATCGACAACGTTGCTGAAgctaatttcttcaaaaacGACGGTAACGTTTTACATTTCAACAAAGTTGGTGTCCAAGTTGCTGACAAGTATAACACTTCTGTCTTCTACGGTTTACCACAAGAAAAGAGCTTACAAGATTTATTCCCAAACATTATCTCTCAGTTAGGTTCCGACTCCATTAATGCTTTAACCCAATTAGCTTCTCAATTACAAGTTGCTGAACAAGCTAAGGCTGCTGCCGGTGCCGAAAATGGTGATGTTAAGGATGAATCCATTCCTGAATTAGTTGAAGGTCAATCTTTTGATGCTGATGTCGAATAA